In Puntigrus tetrazona isolate hp1 chromosome 7, ASM1883169v1, whole genome shotgun sequence, the following are encoded in one genomic region:
- the lrp10 gene encoding low-density lipoprotein receptor-related protein 10 yields the protein MSVYHSFCVLVVLFLSVPCTLELAFGAVLGHCDHSPKILQSRQGEIRTSAHHAWSSRPLNCSWLITSKVGERVIISFSQFETRCGQEWVSVVPLTGSPSKFCGSQLPAPFEMSGGNITVTHHFYPHIYPVTGFHLSYIKDSGPCIQDEFECYSERCLPASWRCNGQVECLGVGDELGSDEEGCNDISPEPHIYGVCGGYLDAFYGSFTPPVQMGHPVECVWTVDPQDSRPLKLELQQLELGPQDMITITDQPQGTGNIIKTINAVSNNKAVEVESHTGLLSLIYHMEPSTEGRGFNATYRITDYCLPWEELCGGSMGGCYTAKQRCDGHWDCPETGLDEEGCWGCPAGHFLCGIHQPGRTVCFSIHDRCNYQLNCADGTDERECTICQPGTFHCDSDRCVFESWRCDGQVDCKDGTDELNCTVTLPRKVITAATVGSLVCGLLLVIAMGCTCKLYSLRTREYSMFAPITRQEAELIQQQAPPSYGQLIAQGIIPPVEDFPTENPNESASLSLRGILQLLRQDNASTLRRRRRPRFIRRAVRRLRRWGLIPRPAPRTTQTTASSSQQTETANSSAEHSQSSPGVSSVATGPASQSLPQKLALSQQTETQQQAEAPLPPPPPPPPPPFPVHPIDVTETEQTPPITAPPSSPYLASLFHSLGWSISRFRPSPSPTSLPLSASPSFSSSSSEDEVLLIPLSDDTTSEDDVPMLT from the exons ATGTCTGTTTACCATAGCTTTTGcgttttagttgttttgtttttatcag TTCCTTGCACTTTGGAGCTGGCCTTCGGTGCTG TTTTAGGTCATTGTGATCACTCACCCAAAATACTACAGTCCAGACAAGGAGAGATCCGTACCTCTGCCCACCATGCCTGGTCTTCCCGTCCACTCAACTGCAGTTGGTTGATAACCTCAAAAGTTGGCGAGCGTGTCATCATCAG TTTTTCCCAGTTTGAAACAAGATGCGGGCAGGAATGGGTGTCTGTGGTTCCTCTCACTGGCTCTCCATCCAAATTCTGTGGTTCCCAGCTTCCAGCACCATTTGAGATGTCGGGGGGAAACATTACAGTGACGCACCACTTCTACCCTCATATCTACCCAGTAACAGGGTTCCATCTTTCCTATATTAAAG ATTCAGGTCCATGTATTCAAGACGAGTTTGAATGTTACAGTGAGCGTTGTCTTCCAGCATCATGGCGCTGTAACGGACAGGTCGAATGCCTCGGCGTGGGCGATGAGCTTGGCTCAGACGAGGAGGGATGTAACGACATTAGCCCTGAACCACACATATATGGTGTATGTGGGGGATACTTGGATGCATTTTATGGTTCGTTTACTCCCCCTGTGCAAATGGGGCATCCggttgagtgtgtgtggacagtTGATCCCCAGGATTCACGACCACTCAAATTAGAGCTTCAGCAGCTGGAGCTGGGTCCTCAAGACATGATCACAATCACAGACCAGCCCCAAGGCACAggaaacatcattaaaaca ATTAACGCTGTGTCTAATAACAAAGCAGTGGAGGTGGAGTCCCACACTGGCTTGCTTTCACTGATTTACCATATGGAGCCGTCAACAGAAGGGCGGGGCTTTAATGCGACCTATCGCATCACAGATTACTGCCTTCCATGGGAGGAGCTTTGTGGAGGATCAATGGGGGGATGTTACACTGCAAAGCAGCGTTGTGACGGACACTGGGACTGTCCTGAAACGGGCCTGGATGAGGAAGGATGCTGGGGATGCCCAGCTGGGCACTTCCTTTGTGGGATTCACCAGCCAGGACGAACAGTATGTTTCTCGATTCATGATCGTTGCAACTACCAGCTTAATTGTGCAGATGGGACTGATGAAAGAGAATGTACCATCTGTCAGCCTGGGACATTTCACTGCGACAGTGACAG gtgtgtgtttgagagctGGCGCTGTGATGGACAGGTGGATTGTAAGGACGGCACAGATGAGCTTAACTGCACTGTGACCCTGCCCCGAAAAGTCATAACTGCAGCTACCGTTGGAAGTCTAGTTTGTGGACTTCTGCTGGTCATTGCTATGGGCTGCACCTGCAAGCTGTACTCCCTACGCACTCGAGAGTACAG CATGTTCGCACCAATCACTCGACAAGAGGCAGAACTGATCCAGCAGCAGGCCCCACCCTCTTACGGTCAGTTAATTGCTCAGGGAATTATTCCACCAGTGGAAGACTTCCCTACTGAGAACCCCAATGAG TCTGCCTCACTTTCCCTGAGAGGAATACTACAGCTCCTCAGACAAGACAATGCTTCCACTCTGCGGCGGAGACGCAGGCCTCGGTTTATCCGTAGAGCTGTTCGGCGCCTACGAAGATGGGGCTTAATTCCTCGACCTGCCCCTAGGACGACACAGACCACCGCCTCTTCCTCCCAACAGACAGAAACTGCCAATTCTAGCGCTGAGCACAGTCAGTCCAGTCCAGGAGTCTCCTCAGTGGCTACAGGGCCAGCCAGTCAGTCCTTGCCTCAAAAACTGGCTTTATCccaacagacagaaacacagcagcAAGCGGAGgcccctcttcctcctcctcctcctcccccccCACCTCCTTTCCCTGTCCATCCAATCGATGTCACTGAAACAGAACAAACCCCACCCATCACTGCCCCCCCAAGCAGCCCTTACTTAGCATCTCTCTTCCACAGTCTGGGGTGGAGCATTTCCCGTTTCAGACCCTCCCCATCCCCTACTTCTCTTCCCCTCTCTGCATCCCCctcattttcctcttcttcctctgaAGATGAAGTGCTGCTGATTCCTCTCTCTGATGACACAACCTCTGAAGATGATGTTCCCATGTTAACATGA
- the LOC122348937 gene encoding leishmanolysin-like peptidase 2 — translation MPFASCVCIGVLLLPWFPCTWEKCIFDQAQKSIKVVSPPTGQYASAHWSLRKTASEENPLPHSSKRQRSKRAERHVDPQPIRIKSWIPSESPALTGRELERLMNAVDEAVSHVSSLLSVRRVQGSLLLNRDTNKYCKFIWRNSSTLNHMKCARANENYRFESCFGIIIPDEHLNGCAVYPHPEHIVRTVLRAAGTGVPDTDFLLYVFTHSTDKCRAESSIVAYAAHCQTDSDGRPLAGTMIICRETLSMERYTHEHFVQTVIHELFHVLGFSQKLFSRWKDCSLSFQDGIDCWSQGQVTGTDETGQVRLYSPTVIREMQKHLNSTHTDLGAQLENKDAGSDGLSSHWEARVLQGSIMAASLVEPSLIRIDPITLAALQDTGWYSVNLSRAQSLVWGEGGGHQFGSVSTCHNSSAFFCTHSGLGCHYLHFHKGECLTDQYLDGCHIFKPLANASECWKEENERSGVNGEIHGSDSRCFISNLTTLNNVTASAAVAGHCYRHRCTGINKYQIQVMDSDWLDCPAGKSIEVSGYQGFIFCPDNRICKYSDLTPPTSRQMSDDLLKTDKAVESNVDVMVNVSSTPHPGFKHRSSVTVSKTEVFVAAVLSIMAAFSLLSTVVLLYRKCLSARVRVHAASEPSYRPQMLPTQYITNN, via the exons ATGCCTTTTGCATCTTGTGTTTGTATCGGCGTATTATTGTTGCCATGGTTTCCATGTACTTGGGAGAAGTGCATCTTTGACCAAGCTCAGAAATCAATCAAAGTTGTGTCCCCGCCCACTGGTCAATACGCCTCTGCTCATTGGTCCTTGAGAAAAACTGCGTCAGAGGAGAATCCATTGCCCCACAGTTCTAAACGTCAGAGATCAAAAAGAGCAGAGAGACATGTGGATccacaaccaatcagaatcaagagCTGGATCCCCTCAGAAAGCCCCGCCCTCACAGGACGGGAGCTAGAGAGATTGATGAATGCAGTCGATGAGGCTGTGAGCCATGTTTCCAGTTTACTGTCAG TGAGGCGAGTTCAAGGCAGTCTGCTGCTGAATCGAGACACAAACAAATACTGCAAATTCATTTGGAGAAACAGCAGCACTCTTAACCACATGAA ATGCGCCAGAGCCAATGAGAACTACAGATTCGAGAGCTGCTTTGGCATAATT ATCCCAGATGAGCACCTGAATGGCTGTGCTGTTTATCCACATCCTGAGCATATAGTCCGGACAGTGCTGAGAGCAGCGGGGACGGGAGTTCCTGACACTGACTTCCTGTTGTATGTGTTCACTCACAGCACAGATAAATGTCGAGCAGAG TCTAGTATAGTGGCTTATGCTGCTCACTGTCAGACAGATTCAGACGGGCGTCCTCTGGCTGGGACTATGATCATCTGTAGAGAGACACTCAGTATGGAAAGATACACACATGAGCATTTTGTGCAG acAGTGATCCATGAGCTGTTCCACGTGTTGGGCTTCAGTCAGAAGCTCTTCAGCCGTTGGAAGGATTGTTCTCTCTCCTTTCAGG ATGGTATAGATTGCTGGTCTCAGGGTCAGGTGACCGGCACAGATGAAACAGGTCAGGTTAGACTGTATTCTCCTACTGTGATCAGAGAAATGCAGAAACACCTCAACTCTACCCACACTGACCTTGGAGCTCAGTTAGAGAACAAG GATGCTGGTTCAGACGGGCTCTCGTCACACTGGGAGGCTCGTGTGCTTCAGGGATCTATTATGGCAGCTTCACTGGTGGAGCCGTCACTGATTCGCATCGATCCCATCACACTCGCTGCCCTCCAGGACACGGGCTGGTATTCAGTGAACCTCAGCCGAGCTCAGAGCTTGGTGTGGGGAGAAG gtgGAGGCCATCAGTTTGGGTCTGTCTCTACCTGTCACAATTCTTCTGCTTTCTTTTGTACACACAG tggATTGGGTTGTCATTACCTTCACTTCCACAAGGGAGAGTGTCTCACTGATCAATACCTGGATGGCTGCCACATTTTTAAACCCCTGGCTAATGCT AGTGAGTGCTGGAAAGAGGAGAATGAAAGGAGTGGAGTGAATGGAGAGATACATGGCTCAGACAGCCGCTGTTTTATATCCAACCTCACCACACTG AATAACGTGACCGCTAGCGCAGCCGTGGCAGGTCATTGTTACAGACACAGGTGCACTGGAATAAACAAATATCAAATTCAGgtgatggattctgattggttggatTGTCCAGCAGGAAAAAGCATTGAG gTGTCCGGTTATCAGGGTTTCATTTTCTGTCCAGACAACagaatatgtaaatattctgATTTAACCCCTCCTACATCAAGACAAATGTCAGATGACCTTCTAAAAACTGACAAGGCCGTTGAGAG TAATGTTGATGTGATGGTGAATGTCAGCTCTACTCCTCACCCTGGATTCAAGCATCGCTCCTCTGTCACAGTGTCTAAGACAGAGGTCTTTGTGGCAGCAGTGCTGAGCATCATGGCTGCTTTCTCTCTACTGTCTACTGTAGTGCTCCTCTACAGGAAGTGCTTATCAGCCAGGGTCAGAGTACATGCTGCTAGTGAACCTTCATACAGGCCACAGATGCTCCCCACCCAATATATCACAAATAACTGA